The following proteins come from a genomic window of Proteiniphilum propionicum:
- a CDS encoding RagB/SusD family nutrient uptake outer membrane protein: MKKIIIILSIVTGLGVITSGCTDYLDSDYLFDERMSIEDVFKNQDYTNEWMARAYAYLGNGYLQDVASKKEVPFNFADDMYFDGEGNRYANWKAGRYSESGLNGEAQGIWENAYKGIRQASILLEYIDLNKEFSEVEITDMKGQAHFLRAYYYWIMLRTYGPVPVVPDAGIDYMKEYDQVAQPRSTYDECVNYIENELIIAAEMLPLQRSVEALARPSRGAALALRAKVLLFGASPLFNGKAPAEVAAAMVDRGGNPLLSPTYDESKWARAAAAAKDVMDLNFYTLHVAYFKDTDAIGYPATVTPPYDENFSDKDWPNGWKNIDPFESYRSLFNGEIPANENPELIFTRGQNNSNENIATMVLHQLPRTWGKGYNSHAMTQKQVDAYYMADGTDTPGMNSMYASQPGYEGRYDSRERATGYVAASELADYPELGPQGAGVSKQYAKREPRFYASVAYNGSTWYFLNADESAEEQKNKQIFYYRGEDNGYKINYSLLTGIGIKKYVHPDDISLIGGSYNRARIRPKVDPAIRYAEILLIYAEALNELTGQHSIPSWDRNKTHSISRNVAEMKAGIQPVRIRAGVPDYPDNVYANADRFREKLKRERQIELFAEGHRYFDLRRWMDAPVEEAASTYGCNIYAGKAMADLFHTPVEVPSLAPIFALKSWFWPIHHTELKRNKELTQNPGWTNPE; this comes from the coding sequence ATGAAAAAAATAATTATCATTTTATCGATTGTAACAGGATTAGGCGTAATAACGAGTGGATGTACCGATTATCTGGACTCTGATTACCTGTTTGATGAACGGATGTCTATTGAGGATGTTTTTAAGAATCAGGATTATACGAACGAGTGGATGGCGCGCGCATACGCCTATCTGGGTAACGGATATCTGCAGGATGTGGCCAGTAAAAAGGAGGTTCCTTTCAATTTTGCCGACGACATGTATTTCGATGGCGAAGGAAATCGGTACGCGAACTGGAAAGCGGGCCGGTATAGTGAAAGCGGATTGAATGGTGAAGCCCAAGGTATATGGGAAAATGCATATAAGGGAATTCGCCAGGCTTCCATTTTGTTGGAATATATTGACCTGAATAAGGAGTTCAGCGAAGTGGAAATCACCGATATGAAAGGTCAGGCACATTTCCTGAGAGCTTACTACTACTGGATTATGCTTCGCACATATGGTCCAGTACCCGTTGTCCCTGATGCAGGAATAGATTACATGAAAGAGTATGACCAGGTTGCTCAACCCCGTAGTACTTATGACGAATGTGTGAATTATATCGAAAATGAGTTAATCATCGCTGCGGAAATGTTGCCGCTTCAACGTTCGGTGGAAGCGTTAGCCCGCCCTTCAAGGGGAGCCGCTCTTGCACTTCGCGCCAAAGTCCTGTTGTTCGGAGCAAGCCCATTGTTCAATGGAAAAGCCCCGGCAGAGGTGGCAGCCGCCATGGTTGACAGAGGGGGGAATCCGCTTCTTTCTCCGACCTATGATGAGTCGAAATGGGCCAGAGCGGCTGCTGCGGCCAAAGATGTCATGGATTTGAATTTCTATACATTGCATGTCGCTTATTTCAAGGATACGGATGCAATTGGGTACCCGGCAACCGTTACTCCTCCCTATGACGAAAACTTTTCAGATAAGGATTGGCCGAACGGTTGGAAGAATATTGATCCATTTGAGTCTTACCGTTCATTGTTCAACGGTGAAATTCCTGCCAATGAAAATCCGGAATTGATTTTTACCAGAGGACAAAACAATTCGAATGAAAATATTGCCACAATGGTCCTGCACCAGCTGCCGCGTACTTGGGGTAAGGGATACAATTCACATGCAATGACACAAAAACAGGTCGATGCTTACTATATGGCAGATGGTACGGATACCCCGGGTATGAACTCCATGTATGCGAGCCAACCTGGTTATGAGGGTCGCTATGATAGCCGTGAACGCGCAACAGGGTATGTGGCTGCGAGTGAACTGGCTGATTATCCCGAATTGGGACCCCAGGGGGCAGGTGTCTCCAAGCAATATGCAAAACGTGAACCTCGTTTTTATGCATCTGTTGCCTACAACGGAAGTACCTGGTATTTTCTGAATGCTGATGAATCTGCAGAGGAGCAAAAGAACAAGCAGATATTCTATTACCGCGGTGAGGACAACGGATATAAGATCAACTATTCACTGCTTACCGGTATTGGAATAAAGAAGTACGTGCATCCGGACGACATCAGTCTGATAGGAGGTTCGTATAACAGAGCCCGTATCCGGCCGAAAGTGGATCCGGCCATCCGTTATGCGGAAATATTGTTGATCTATGCGGAAGCATTGAATGAACTCACCGGACAGCATAGCATTCCTTCCTGGGACAGGAACAAAACGCACTCTATCAGCCGCAATGTTGCTGAAATGAAGGCTGGTATCCAACCTGTACGTATTCGTGCAGGGGTACCCGATTATCCGGATAATGTGTATGCCAATGCCGACCGATTTCGTGAGAAATTGAAGCGCGAGCGTCAGATTGAACTGTTTGCCGAAGGGCATCGCTATTTTGACCTTCGTCGTTGGATGGACGCCCCGGTAGAAGAGGCTGCCTCTACCTACGGTTGCAACATATATGCCGGCAAAGCAATGGCGGATCTTTTCCATACGCCAGTGGAAGTGCCCTCACTGGCACCTATATTTGCTTTAAAGTCCTGGTTCTGGCCCATTCATCATACGGAATTGAAAAGGAATAAAGAATTGACCCAGAATCCGGGTTGGACAAATCCTGAATAA
- a CDS encoding SusC/RagA family TonB-linked outer membrane protein: protein MKNFLLTCLLLLGLSANAMAQEEVTVKGVVTDTNGEPLIGANIIVKDMPGLGTITDLDGKYSLKVTTFRTLVFSYIGFQSEEVLVKDQRVINMTLKESVTQLIDELVVTATGPQEKVAVTGAITNVDVEELKANPTTSIANSFAGVVPGIMAMQTSGRPGSVSEFWIRSISTFGASNAALVLVDGFERDLNEVNVEDIESFSVLKDASATAIYGSKGANGVILINTRRGKDGKINISAKMEGFYNRLTQLPEFVDGYTYASMANEAKITRNQEPLFQPEELEIFRLGLDPDLYPNVDWMDMMLRDGAWSSRSTLNMSGGGSTARYFISGSYQDQQGMYKTDKTLREYNTNANFKKYTYRMNVDVDITKTTLLKVGIAGSLRKQNDPGVGSTAIWTALMGYNSIMVPKLYSDGKVPAYGDDGGDRFNPWVQATMTGFNESWQNNIQTNVTLDQKLDFITKGLRFIGRFGYDTNNSNWITRKKNPELWLAKRYRTLDGELIFERVAPEVKMTQDSNSNGDRREFFEWEIHYNRRFQDHRLGGVVKYNQASKIQTQQIGSDLKNGISRRNQGLAGRLNYNWGLRYFIDFNFGYTGSENFHKDNRFGFFPAISGAWNITGEPFMKDMKWVNMLKLRYSHGKTGNDNLGDIRFPYLYTIESMMNSDGSLTGGYQFADFNFDRYYGGMRYSSLASPNVSWEIATKQDLGLDFSLLGDKLSGAVDYFRERRDGIYMTRNYLPWMVGLESNPSANVGIVKAQGFDGNFSLKQDLGQVNLTLRGNITYSKNEIVERDEENTVYWYKMQQGHRVNQARGLVALGLFKDYEEIRNSPRQTYGEVMPGDIKYKDINGDGVINDDDRVAIGATTRPNLTYGFGTSARWKGLNLSLHFQGVGKSTYFIDGSTVYMFSSGDGWGNILKDMAASNRWISSQISGDPSTEDPNADYPRLTYGNNGNNNRQSTFWLRDGSYIRLKTIDIGYTLPKALVNRAYFNEVRIFFIATNMLTWSGFKLWDPEMGSSHGKNYPLSKTLSLGVAVNL, encoded by the coding sequence ATGAAGAATTTTTTACTGACATGTTTGTTACTCCTTGGGCTTTCGGCAAATGCCATGGCGCAGGAGGAGGTGACTGTAAAAGGAGTTGTTACCGACACAAACGGGGAACCATTGATCGGGGCGAATATTATTGTGAAGGATATGCCCGGATTGGGCACCATTACAGATCTGGATGGGAAATACAGTCTAAAAGTGACGACTTTCCGTACACTGGTTTTTTCATATATCGGTTTTCAAAGCGAGGAGGTATTGGTGAAGGATCAGCGCGTGATCAACATGACCCTGAAAGAGTCGGTGACCCAGTTGATTGATGAGCTGGTGGTCACCGCTACCGGTCCCCAGGAAAAAGTAGCCGTGACAGGAGCCATAACCAATGTCGACGTGGAAGAGTTAAAGGCCAATCCTACTACTTCCATCGCCAATTCATTTGCTGGCGTGGTTCCCGGAATCATGGCGATGCAGACATCCGGACGACCCGGCAGCGTTTCTGAATTCTGGATCAGAAGCATTTCCACCTTTGGTGCCAGTAACGCTGCATTGGTGTTGGTAGACGGCTTCGAGCGAGACCTGAATGAGGTCAATGTGGAGGATATTGAATCCTTTTCCGTACTGAAAGATGCTTCCGCTACTGCTATCTATGGTAGTAAAGGAGCGAATGGCGTAATTTTGATCAATACCAGACGTGGTAAGGATGGGAAGATCAATATCAGCGCAAAGATGGAAGGTTTTTACAACAGGCTTACCCAACTTCCCGAATTTGTAGATGGATACACCTATGCATCCATGGCCAATGAGGCAAAGATTACACGCAACCAAGAACCGTTGTTCCAACCCGAGGAACTCGAGATATTTCGTTTGGGATTGGATCCGGACCTGTATCCCAATGTAGACTGGATGGATATGATGCTACGTGATGGAGCCTGGAGCTCACGATCCACTTTGAATATGAGCGGTGGGGGAAGTACAGCCCGTTATTTTATTTCCGGAAGTTACCAGGATCAACAAGGCATGTACAAAACCGACAAGACTTTAAGAGAGTACAATACCAATGCCAACTTCAAGAAGTATACCTACCGCATGAATGTGGATGTGGATATCACAAAAACAACCTTGCTAAAGGTAGGTATAGCCGGCTCGCTGCGGAAACAAAACGATCCGGGTGTCGGCAGTACGGCAATATGGACCGCACTGATGGGATACAACTCCATTATGGTGCCCAAACTTTATTCTGATGGAAAAGTTCCGGCTTACGGGGATGATGGAGGCGATCGTTTCAATCCGTGGGTACAGGCTACCATGACCGGCTTTAACGAAAGCTGGCAAAACAATATCCAAACGAATGTGACCCTCGACCAGAAACTCGATTTCATTACAAAAGGCCTTCGCTTTATCGGTCGGTTCGGGTATGACACAAACAACTCGAACTGGATTACCCGTAAGAAAAATCCGGAGCTGTGGCTGGCCAAACGTTATCGTACCCTCGATGGCGAATTGATTTTCGAAAGAGTGGCACCGGAAGTGAAAATGACACAGGATTCGAACTCGAACGGGGACCGGCGGGAATTCTTTGAATGGGAAATCCACTATAACCGCAGATTTCAGGATCATCGTTTAGGAGGAGTAGTGAAGTATAACCAGGCTTCCAAGATACAGACCCAGCAAATCGGAAGCGATCTGAAGAATGGTATTTCCCGCCGGAACCAGGGATTGGCAGGACGCCTCAACTATAATTGGGGACTTCGTTATTTTATTGACTTCAATTTCGGATATACTGGTTCTGAGAATTTTCATAAAGACAATAGATTTGGTTTCTTTCCCGCAATTTCAGGTGCGTGGAATATTACTGGGGAGCCCTTCATGAAAGACATGAAATGGGTGAATATGTTGAAACTCCGTTATTCACATGGTAAGACTGGGAATGATAATCTGGGAGACATCCGGTTCCCCTACCTATACACGATTGAGTCGATGATGAACAGCGACGGCAGTCTTACCGGTGGTTACCAATTCGCCGATTTCAATTTTGACAGATACTACGGTGGTATGCGTTACTCTTCTTTGGCTTCACCCAATGTCTCATGGGAAATAGCCACTAAACAGGACCTAGGGCTTGACTTTTCGCTGTTGGGGGATAAGCTTTCGGGTGCCGTGGATTATTTTCGCGAACGTCGTGACGGAATTTACATGACACGCAATTATCTCCCATGGATGGTTGGTTTGGAGAGCAATCCTTCTGCAAACGTGGGTATAGTAAAGGCACAGGGATTTGACGGAAATTTTTCGCTAAAACAGGACTTGGGACAGGTGAACCTGACACTGCGTGGAAATATTACCTACAGCAAGAATGAGATTGTGGAAAGAGATGAAGAAAACACGGTCTATTGGTACAAGATGCAACAAGGCCACAGAGTAAACCAGGCCCGAGGACTCGTTGCTTTGGGACTATTTAAAGATTACGAGGAAATCAGAAACAGTCCGAGGCAAACTTACGGAGAGGTAATGCCAGGTGATATCAAGTATAAGGATATCAACGGTGACGGTGTCATCAATGACGATGACCGGGTGGCTATAGGTGCGACAACAAGACCCAATCTTACCTATGGTTTCGGTACTTCAGCCAGATGGAAAGGTTTGAATTTAAGCCTGCACTTTCAGGGTGTAGGTAAATCAACTTACTTCATTGATGGGTCAACAGTCTACATGTTTAGTTCAGGAGATGGTTGGGGAAATATATTGAAAGATATGGCCGCTTCGAACCGCTGGATTTCGTCCCAAATTTCCGGCGATCCCTCAACCGAGGACCCGAATGCCGATTACCCACGTCTGACTTACGGAAACAATGGTAACAACAACAGACAGTCCACATTCTGGTTAAGGGATGGATCCTATATTCGCCTGAAAACCATTGATATAGGGTATACACTTCCCAAAGCGTTGGTGAACAGGGCATATTTCAATGAAGTTCGCATATTCTTTATCGCTACAAATATGTTAACCTGGTCTGGTTTCAAATTGTGGGATCCGGAAATGGGAAGTTCACACGGAAAGAACTACCCACTTAGCAAAACCCTCTCACTGGGTGTAGCAGTTAATCTTTAA
- a CDS encoding family 43 glycosylhydrolase yields MSQMNIGYWLSLIVGLYLCSCGDPDNKVIPAEITYFSVWDQRAVNHVLHVDNVNHIITNKQEIPPYVNLSRLIAEFRLNNQNAILKVNGKEQQSGRGENNFSEEIVYDLFVADKKQQSYKVTITKEGLSNNFRTFTFPGKQMEKYQPSIHLETGEISNENEIPLNIDISSLQPEFTTIEKNAVVKVNGVAQTSGVGKHDFSKPVVYVIEGEDGTSKEFTVRLKQGHEYYLTNPIVAGSYADPTVIRVGNTFYLYVTSGRVRGYKSTDMVNWSRIAGSSSEVFSERPDFTEDNVSETGMWAPDINYFDGKYVMYYSISKWGGGATCGIGVGISDLAQGPFLPPPGNSDGKLFVSSEMGVHNSIDPCFFEENGQRYLFWGSFHGIFMTELTADGYAVKDTTKKKQIAGNSFEATYIHKRGSYYYLFASTGACCEGMNSSYKVVVGRSTQLGGPYLSRSGVDMKNYDAWNPPGYQPVVIRGDEMFAGPGHNSRIITDDKGVDWMLYHAYVHNGSDSRSLMIDKVEWDAEGWPVVGNGTPSFAMKEVPFFN; encoded by the coding sequence ATGAGTCAGATGAATATTGGTTATTGGTTGTCGCTTATTGTTGGCTTATATTTGTGCTCATGTGGGGATCCCGACAACAAAGTTATCCCGGCAGAAATTACCTATTTCTCTGTGTGGGATCAAAGAGCAGTCAATCATGTGCTTCACGTGGACAATGTAAATCATATCATTACCAATAAGCAGGAGATTCCCCCCTATGTCAATCTTTCCCGGTTGATTGCAGAATTCCGGTTAAATAATCAGAATGCAATACTTAAGGTTAACGGTAAGGAGCAGCAGAGTGGGAGAGGAGAAAACAATTTTTCTGAAGAGATCGTGTATGATCTTTTCGTTGCGGACAAAAAACAACAGTCATACAAGGTTACCATCACCAAGGAAGGATTATCGAATAACTTCCGGACATTCACTTTTCCCGGTAAGCAGATGGAAAAATATCAACCCTCCATTCACCTGGAAACCGGGGAGATTTCAAATGAAAATGAAATCCCCCTGAATATAGATATCTCATCGTTACAACCGGAATTCACAACAATTGAAAAAAATGCGGTTGTCAAAGTAAACGGGGTGGCACAGACAAGCGGAGTTGGCAAACATGATTTTTCCAAGCCGGTTGTGTATGTCATTGAAGGGGAGGATGGCACTTCGAAAGAATTTACGGTGAGATTGAAACAGGGTCATGAGTATTATCTTACAAACCCTATTGTGGCGGGTAGTTATGCGGATCCGACAGTGATTCGTGTGGGGAATACTTTTTATCTTTATGTGACTTCAGGCCGTGTGAGAGGTTATAAATCGACTGATATGGTTAATTGGAGCCGGATAGCGGGTAGTTCGAGTGAGGTGTTTAGTGAGAGACCGGATTTCACGGAAGATAATGTAAGTGAGACGGGGATGTGGGCACCCGATATCAACTATTTTGATGGCAAGTATGTGATGTATTATTCCATATCCAAATGGGGCGGGGGGGCCACATGCGGGATAGGTGTGGGGATATCTGATCTGGCACAGGGGCCTTTTTTGCCTCCTCCGGGCAATTCTGATGGTAAATTATTTGTCAGTTCAGAGATGGGTGTCCATAATTCAATTGATCCTTGTTTTTTTGAGGAGAACGGACAACGCTATCTTTTTTGGGGGAGCTTCCATGGTATTTTTATGACAGAGCTGACGGCAGACGGGTATGCCGTGAAGGATACGACGAAAAAGAAACAGATTGCCGGTAACTCTTTTGAAGCTACGTATATTCACAAGAGGGGGAGTTACTACTACCTGTTTGCATCTACCGGTGCATGTTGCGAGGGGATGAACAGTTCCTACAAAGTGGTGGTCGGAAGATCCACTCAGCTTGGAGGCCCTTATCTGAGCAGGAGCGGTGTGGATATGAAGAATTATGATGCCTGGAATCCACCCGGTTACCAGCCAGTAGTGATCAGGGGCGATGAGATGTTTGCAGGTCCGGGTCACAATTCGAGAATTATTACCGATGACAAGGGAGTAGATTGGATGCTTTATCACGCTTATGTCCATAATGGAAGTGACTCCCGTAGTTTAATGATCGATAAAGTGGAATGGGATGCAGAGGGATGGCCTGTAGTGGGTAATGGTACCCCATCTTTTGCAATGAAAGAAGTTCCATTTTTTAATTGA
- a CDS encoding DUF4973 domain-containing protein produces the protein MKNIYYLFLVITTAICCVSCNNEWEDEQYVQQASFKAEPDGNGVTFAYLRYHPEGKVTYQLPVIISGSTPNIQKRTVRIGLDLDTMAVLNEERYGHREELYFRVLDKKYYSFPETVEVPAGESTVTLPIEFTLGDLDQSDKWVLPLTILEDPANNYQPNPRKHYRKALLRINPFNDYSGTYAGTLYKIVLEGDTQNPMTLSSYRTFVVDDKTIFLYAGARNIDSPDRKLYKIFVEFTDEKVDLLTKKLNIYTDNPDIKLKVIGQPSYSVEEAMDATKPYLKHVYITLNLAYEFDDYTTIPGNVIKYSVSGSLSMQRDLNTLIPDEDQQIQW, from the coding sequence ATGAAAAATATATATTATCTTTTTTTAGTGATCACAACAGCAATATGTTGTGTGTCATGCAACAACGAATGGGAAGATGAACAATATGTGCAACAGGCTTCCTTTAAAGCCGAACCCGACGGAAATGGAGTGACTTTTGCATACCTGCGCTACCACCCCGAAGGGAAAGTGACCTATCAACTTCCTGTAATTATCAGCGGTTCAACTCCGAATATACAAAAGCGTACAGTGCGTATAGGATTGGATCTCGATACAATGGCTGTTTTAAACGAAGAACGTTATGGTCACCGTGAAGAACTCTATTTTAGAGTGTTGGATAAAAAATATTACAGTTTTCCGGAAACAGTCGAGGTCCCTGCCGGTGAATCTACCGTCACACTTCCCATAGAATTTACGTTGGGCGATCTGGATCAGTCTGACAAATGGGTGTTACCTCTGACCATTCTCGAAGATCCGGCGAACAATTACCAGCCGAATCCCCGGAAACACTATCGGAAGGCGCTGCTGCGGATCAATCCGTTTAATGATTATTCCGGTACATATGCTGGGACATTGTATAAAATTGTGTTGGAGGGAGACACCCAGAATCCGATGACGTTAAGTAGTTACAGAACTTTTGTAGTGGATGATAAAACCATTTTTCTCTATGCGGGAGCTAGAAATATTGATTCTCCTGACCGTAAACTGTACAAGATTTTTGTTGAGTTTACCGATGAGAAGGTAGATCTCCTTACCAAAAAGTTGAATATTTATACGGATAATCCGGATATCAAACTGAAAGTAATCGGGCAACCGAGTTATTCGGTAGAGGAAGCAATGGATGCAACAAAGCCATACCTGAAGCATGTGTATATCACCTTGAATCTGGCATACGAATTTGATGATTATACAACTATTCCGGGCAATGTGATCAAGTACTCGGTATCGGGATCTTTGTCTATGCAGCGTGACCTCAATACTCTGATTCCTGACGAAGATCAGCAAATTCAGTGGTAA